A single Zootoca vivipara chromosome 1, rZooViv1.1, whole genome shotgun sequence DNA region contains:
- the LOC118083015 gene encoding transcription termination factor 1-like: MHQEIMHRADASSASNGFHFPELVKKKKKKRKEGLDGQGDDQPVKAAPCSPPSSGHSSIFPLLVEDTEATGVCRKKTKNKKVEKEIPDSESDATWIPTDSELNSKAGTDTHVCNKKKRKYQPSEQEGGRDFCIPETPEQVSSLCPVVPLNQCFDLSLQEKKQTAQSDKTAEFYIPIARKKKKRKKAETPEEASSQLEASDLENAGYVSESTPVQKKKAKVLLLTEQAETNRASDRLTDIRANPPSLHKHNRTDCSDTEDTQDLFAPSPPALILTQHSDLSHEERKETAESDKTEEFCSPIARKKKKLKKPKAPEEASSQLDSSDLENAGLHKHNTTNRSDTEDTEQDMLGPPLVALTQLSDLSQEENNEANKLDRTVKFSSPATRKKSHKRKNAPSTNDSDDGPQKSPTPVHSDAEESSSSKFSLVDNEFVEFSQLAMKDLDSATKELEEFIPHVRTLSDSAIKQLAGRDLVRFRNFKKKGIAVRFGRFSKKENDQLRQNVEAFLKDTGIESAEKLLFAHRFPEERESISKLKTINLFGAKIAQGIPRPWRLVYYRARKMYDPKNYNGRYSEKEEKKLKKYQAMFGNNWKKISDLMSRSSHSVETKFSEIKCAFNSGPWGSEEKRKLVQAIKETLLSKMRDSDSASEKKDEDGALALKYENLCKGISWSQVEAKVGTRHWRQCKNKWINIVTEKIMGKQTRSRLEHLRINIALIERLYEVDADDVEEVDWEEISSAIGNFLPYYIRTRFYRLKTYRVPHWNNRSFMEIISHLYEVTLPMLKKQQTELMARKNITVEPQQAEDHSWKRGFKFSDIFHDGYDISDDDLDDDQEN; encoded by the coding sequence ATGCATCAGGAAATTATGCACAGAGCTGATGCATCATCAGCCTCAAATGGCTTTCATTTCCCAGagttggtgaagaagaagaaaaagaagaggaaggagggccTTGATGGACAGGGGGATGACCAACCTGTGAAGGCTGCCCCTTGCTCGCCTCCATCTTCTGGACATTCCTCAATTTTTCCTTTGCTTGTTGAGGATACAGAAGCTACTGGGGTCTgtagaaaaaaaacaaagaacaaaaaagttGAGAAAGAGATTCCAGACTCTGAGTCAGATGCTACTTGGATCCCAACAGACAGTGAGCTGAATAGCAAGGCTGGAACAGATACCCACGTATGTAATAAGAAAAAGAGGAAGTATCAGCCTAGTGAACAAGAGGGTGGCAGAGACTTTTGCATTCCTGAGACTCCAGAACAGGTCAGCAGCCTGTGTCCTGTGGTACCCTTAAATCAGTGCTTTGATCTTTCCCTGCAGGAGAAAAAGCAGACTGCTCAGTCGGACAAAACTGCAGAATTTTATATTCCCATTGCACGGAAGAAGAAAAAGCGTAAAAAAGCTGAAACTCCAGAAGAGGCCAGCAGCCAGCTTGAAGCCAGTGACTTGGAAAATGCCGGTTATGTCTCTGAATCCACACCTGttcagaagaagaaagcaaaggtGCTCTTGTTAACAGAGCAGGCTGAGACAAATAGAGCTTCTGACAGGCTCACAGATATTAGGGCTAACCCTCCGAGTTTGCACAAGCACAATAGAACAGACTGCAGTGACACAGAGGACACACAGGACCTCTTTGCACCTTCACCTCCTGCACTAATCTTAACACAGCACTCAGACCTTTCCCATGAGGAAAGAAAAGAGACAGCTGAGTCAGACAAAACTGAGGAGTTTTGTAGTCCCATTGCacggaagaagaaaaagcttaaAAAACCTAAAGCTCCAGAAGAGGCCAGCAGCCAGCTTGATTCCAGTGACTTGGAAAATGCAGGTTTGCACAAGCACAACACAACCAACCGCAGTGACACAGAGGACACGGAGCAGGACATGCTAGGGCCTCCTCTTGTGGCCCTAACACAGCTCTCAGACCTTTCCCAAGAGGAGAACAATGAGGCGAATAAGTTGGACAGAACTGTGAAATTCAGCAGCCCTGCCACACGAAAGAAATCACATAAGCGTAAAAATGCTCCCAGCACGAATGATTCTGATGATGGGCCACAGAAATCTCCAACTCCTGTCCATTCGGATGCTGAGGAATCATCTTCCAGCAAGTTTTCCCTTGTGGACAATGAGTTTGTAGAATTTTCCCAGCTTGCAATGAAAGATCTGGACTCTGCCACCAAGGAGCTGGAAGAGTTCATTCCTCATGTCAGGACCCTGAGTGATTCAGCGATCAAACAGCTGGCTGGTCGGGACCTGGTCAGGTTTAGAAATTTTAAGAAAAAAGGCATTGCAGTGCGGTTTGGCAGATTTTCCAAGAAGGAAAATGACCAGCTGCGGCAAAATGTTGAGGCCTTCTTGAAAGACACTGGGATAGAGTCTGCAGAAAAACTCCTCTTTGCTCACAGGTTCCCCGAAGAGAGAGAATCCATCAGCAAGCTGAAAACTATAAACTTGTTTGGTGCAAAGATTGCTCAGGGAATTCCAAGGCCTTGGAGGCTAGTATATTACCGAGCAAGAAAAATGTACGATCCCAAGAATTATAATGGAAGGTATTCTGAGAAGGAGGAAAAGAAGCTCAAGAAGTATCAAGCCATGTTCGGCAACAACTGGAAAAAGATCTCGGACCTGATGTCTCGCAGCAGCcattcagttgaaacaaaattttctGAGATCAAGTGTGCATTTAACTCCGGTCCCTGGGGTTCTGAAGAGAAAAGGAAGCTAGTTCAAGCCATCAAGGAGACACTGCTGTCCAAAATGAGAGACTCAGACTCTGCTTCAGAGAAAAAGGATGAGGATGGAGCACTCGCACTCAAGTATGAGAATCTCTGCAAGGGCATCTCGTGGTCCCAAGTGGAAGCCAAAGTGGGCACCAGGCACTGGAGGCAGTGTAAAAACAAGTGGATTAATATTGTAACCGAGAAGATTATGGGTAAGCAGACGAGGAGCAGACTTGAACATCTGCGGATAAATATTGCCCTCATTGAAAGGTTGTATGAAGTGGACGCTGATGATGTGGAAGAAGTTGATTGGGAAGAGATATCCAGTGCTATAGGGAATTTCCTTCCATATTATATTCGGACCAGATTTTACAGACTCAAAACTTACCGTGTCCCTCATTGGAATAACAGAAGCTTCATGGAAATCATCAGTCATCTGTATGAAGTGACGCTTCCAATGTTAAAGAAACAACAGACAGAGCTAATGGCAAGAAAGAATATAACTGTGGAGCCCCAGCAAGCTGAAGACCACAGTTGGAAAAGAGGTTTCAAGTTCAGTGACATCTTTCATGACGGCTACGATATCTCTGATGATGACTTAGACGATGATCAGGAGAATTAG